CTGGCGGCGATTCCCCATGTCAATGCCCTGCGCGTCTGCTCCATGAAACTGGCCACGGATCCCCGGGCTTTCACACGCGCCAGGATCAATTTTCTGGGAGACGTGAACGCACTGTCTGTGGTGACACCCCTGCGGCTGGAAATTGAAACCTGGTTTGTGCTGGTATCGGACCTGACCCCGGATCACACCGTTATCACCCGGCGCCTGAACAGCAAAGGCATCACCATATATGCCAATGTCCCGCTGCTGGGCGGAGTCAACGACAATGACACCCGGATTCATGACCTGGCCTATACCCTGCGCAGTACCGGCATTGAATTCCATCACCTGTATGTGGCCGGCCTGCCGGTCCAGATATCCTGGAACGCGGCCCATCCCATTGATTCCTACGATGTGGTGGATATCGCCACCAAAGTCAGAAGAGAAGGATCCGGCCGCGAGATCCCCCGGTATATCATTGCCACACCTTTAGGAGAAGTGGACTATGGACTGACATCCACCATGATCCGAAAAGGCGATGCCGTGGATGTGAAACTGCGGTGTTATGATCAGGCGTATTATACGTCCCTGGCCCCGGAATTCCAATTTCCGGAAGGGACCGCCATATCGGAAACCGGCCACCCGGTGGTCCCCATGCCCGGGCTGATCAAAACCAATGACTTTGTGGTTTCCTGAAAAAGGACAAAACAGCATGAAATATCCTTATATTGCCTATTGCAAAAATATTGACATCAAACCCGTGTTCAAGGGACTGACCCGTGACCCGCTGATCGTGGATCTGTCTGTGGGATCAAAGGTTTTCAATGCCGTGGACATAACGAACCAGCCGGCGTTTCAACGCTGGCTGGACCAGACCATGCAAAATCAGCACACCTGGGGACTGGCCTCCTACCTGGAGGACCGGGAAACCATCCTGTCCCGATACCCTCAGATGAAGGAGGAACAGCGGTATTTTCACCTGGGACTGGACATTATCGTCCCCCTGGGAACCCCGGCTTGCGCCCCATTGGACAGTGTGGTTCAGGAAAGCGGATATGAAGAAGGCCCGGGCAACTACGGCGGCAATGTGCTGCTGCGTCACGACAGCCCGAAATTCGATACTTTTTACAGCCTGTACGGGCACCTGAACAAAGAAAAACTGCCCGCACCCGGAGACCGGTTTGCCCCGGGAGAGGTGTTTGCCTATATCGGTGATTTCCACGAAAACGGCAACTGGTTTTACCACACCCACCTCCAGGTCATCACGCAAAAAGGCTATGACACCGGCTGGGTATCCAAAGGGTATTGCTCAAAGGAGGATCTGGCAATCATGGACAGCATCTGCCCGTCTCCTTTATCGCTTTTTCGAATTTAACTCACAACCCTACAGCAAAAGCCCCTGGCGGGGTCCTAATGAATAAGGACCCCGCCAGGGGCTTCTTTTATTGGCCGCGTTGTTATTTGCAGTCCCGCTGGCGGATCATGTAATCATTGAGTGCTTCCTGGACAGTCCTTGCGGCAAGCCCGGCACAATGCTGGTCTTTTTCCGGTAATCGGCCGATCGTTTCCAGAACCTTTTCATCTGTAATGTCGGTGAGTTCATCCGGATCTTTTCCCAGCGTCAGTTCAGCAGCAAAGGAACCGCTAATGGCACTGGAGGCGCATCCGTTTGTAACATAGGAGGCGTGAGATACCCGGTTGTCTTTAAACTTTAAAAAAATTTCCATGGTATCGCCGCATTCCCCCGTAACACGGCCATGGCCGTCCGGATTTTCCATCCGGCCGCCGAACTTGGGATTGCGCCACCGGTGGAATCCTTTTTCACCTAAGGCCTGCCTGGCTTCTTCAAAAATTTCGTTCTGGAGATTGTCCAGAAATGCATCCAGTTTATTCATGGTCAGAACGCCTTTCCACAGCAGGTTCCGGGACCTGCGCAACCCGATGCCTGTCCGGGTGCTGCACCGCAGCAGGCCGTATCCCCGGGTCCGGGTGTTCGAAATTTTGCCGGGCCGGACATGGCGGAATGGGCTGACATCTGTTTGCTCAGGTTGGAGCTTCCACAGGCCGTGCATTTCGGTTCGTCCCCCGTGCCGATCATGAGCAGTTCACAGGTCTTGCCGCAGTCATTGCATAGAAAATCAAACAAAGGCATGAGATCACTCCTTTAACCGTCAGGCAAAAATATTATCCGGTTTATAGGGGTGGGCCCCTTCAATCACCTCCACACCGGCTTTGGCTTTTATTTTTTTGACAATCACCTCTTTGTGGGGACAATGGTCCATGATGCACGGGCCGATATGGATTTTGGTGACTTTTTCTCCCATGGGGGCATTCCAGAGGTTCACCTGGGCCAGGCGCGTGACAATGGTCGCTCCCGGACAGTCCCCGCAGTTCAGCAACCCGGTGACTTCAGCATCC
Above is a window of Desulfotignum balticum DSM 7044 DNA encoding:
- a CDS encoding peptidoglycan DD-metalloendopeptidase family protein; protein product: MKYPYIAYCKNIDIKPVFKGLTRDPLIVDLSVGSKVFNAVDITNQPAFQRWLDQTMQNQHTWGLASYLEDRETILSRYPQMKEEQRYFHLGLDIIVPLGTPACAPLDSVVQESGYEEGPGNYGGNVLLRHDSPKFDTFYSLYGHLNKEKLPAPGDRFAPGEVFAYIGDFHENGNWFYHTHLQVITQKGYDTGWVSKGYCSKEDLAIMDSICPSPLSLFRI
- a CDS encoding iron-sulfur cluster assembly scaffold protein NifU, which produces MNKLDAFLDNLQNEIFEEARQALGEKGFHRWRNPKFGGRMENPDGHGRVTGECGDTMEIFLKFKDNRVSHASYVTNGCASSAISGSFAAELTLGKDPDELTDITDEKVLETIGRLPEKDQHCAGLAARTVQEALNDYMIRQRDCK
- a CDS encoding FmdB family zinc ribbon protein is translated as MPLFDFLCNDCGKTCELLMIGTGDEPKCTACGSSNLSKQMSAHSAMSGPAKFRTPGPGDTACCGAAPGQASGCAGPGTCCGKAF
- a CDS encoding CGGC domain-containing protein — encoded protein: MEKILIVGCKKAMDDVCIGCSRCLVGFNRKEGEFSVYKDTDAEVTGLLNCGDCPGATIVTRLAQVNLWNAPMGEKVTKIHIGPCIMDHCPHKEVIVKKIKAKAGVEVIEGAHPYKPDNIFA